The DNA region AAACTCCTCTCTGTTCCTCACGTACGTCTATGTACGCTGCGGTACTCGACTTCGTTTCTCCTAAAAATTCTTCAATTATCTTTAGGTTATGCAAGAGGTCTATTTTATCAGCGAGTAAGTAAAACTAATATTTATATATCGTTTCCTTGCTCTTAAACTTAATTTTCAATTAAAATGAATTTCCTATAAAGCGTATAAGTAATCATTATATTTTTTAATTTTAAAGGGTCGTTCTTTTAAAATATCAAGGAAAATCAGGGAGTATATCGCTTAATTTTCCAGTTATAACAAATTACTAATCATTTCACAATCGTTAATTGAAATTATTTAAGTTATTGGCAAAGTAATCTCCTGTTGCCGCATATACTTCCCTTGCCGGTCAGCATATGATATATTACAAATTTGATCTCCTTGAAAGAACAAAAATTGACACGCACCTTCGTTAGCATAAATTTTTGCGGGTAAAGGGGTAGTATTGGAAAATTCCAATGTCACATGTCCTTCCCATTCTGGTTCTAAAGGTGTTACATTCACTATGATCCCACACCTAGCATAAGTGGATTTCCCTACACATACTACTAATACATCTCTAGGTATAATAAAATATTCTACGGTTCTTGCTAAAGCAAAGCTATTTGGGGGGATAATGCACACATCGACTTCTTTATCTACGAGGCTATGCTTATCAAAATTTTTAGGATCCACAATAGTAGAATTAATATTAGTAAATATCTTAAACTGCGTTGAAACCCTGGCATCATATCCATAAGAAGATAGCCCGTAAGAAATAATTCTATTTACCCCATTTATCTTAACCTGTGCTTCAGAAAAAGGGGCGATCATATTATGCTCTAAGCTCATTCTCTTAATCCACTTGTCCGACATAATTGCCATAGTAATTCATATTTAATTTCATTAAATAACTTCAGAATATAAATGATATAATTAAAAAAT from Candidatus Tisiphia endosymbiont of Beris chalybata includes:
- the dcd gene encoding dCTP deaminase; translated protein: MAIMSDKWIKRMSLEHNMIAPFSEAQVKINGVNRIISYGLSSYGYDARVSTQFKIFTNINSTIVDPKNFDKHSLVDKEVDVCIIPPNSFALARTVEYFIIPRDVLVVCVGKSTYARCGIIVNVTPLEPEWEGHVTLEFSNTTPLPAKIYANEGACQFLFFQGDQICNISYADRQGKYMRQQEITLPIT
- a CDS encoding palindromic element RPE1 domain-containing protein, coding for MHNLKIIEEFLGETKSSTAAYIDVREEQRGVSTTKLPIRLGYARGLMK